The following are encoded in a window of Chloroflexota bacterium genomic DNA:
- a CDS encoding XTP/dITP diphosphatase, with protein sequence MERRLLVATGNPGKVVELAELLRSAPYTLVSLRDLGLPAEIEEPADTFEGNAVIKAEAYARMSGLLTIADDSGLEVDALDGAPGVHSRRFAGEDASDDDRTALVLARLDGVPWERRTARYRCVLALAAPGEPTVTCEGACSGIIDYGPRGDGGFGYDPVFYLPDYGRTVAELSLDEKNRVSHRAMAAREAAAVLMERAAREP encoded by the coding sequence ATGGAACGCAGACTGCTCGTTGCCACAGGCAACCCGGGCAAGGTGGTAGAGCTCGCGGAGCTGCTGCGCAGTGCCCCCTACACCCTCGTCTCCCTGCGTGACCTCGGCCTGCCGGCGGAGATTGAGGAGCCCGCGGACACCTTTGAGGGCAACGCCGTCATCAAGGCCGAGGCCTATGCCCGCATGAGCGGCCTCCTGACCATTGCCGACGACTCCGGCCTCGAGGTCGACGCCCTCGACGGCGCCCCCGGCGTCCATTCCCGCCGCTTCGCCGGCGAGGATGCCTCTGACGACGACCGCACTGCCCTGGTGCTCGCGCGCCTCGACGGCGTCCCGTGGGAGCGCCGCACCGCGCGCTACCGTTGCGTGCTCGCGTTGGCCGCCCCCGGCGAGCCCACTGTCACATGTGAAGGGGCCTGTTCTGGTATCATTGACTATGGACCCCGTGGAGACGGCGGTTTTGGCTATGACCCCGTCTTCTATCTGCCGGACTACGGCAGGACCGTGGCGGAGCTCTCACTGGACGAGAAGAATCGCGTCAGCCATCGCGCGATGGCGGCCAGGGAGGCCGCCGCCGTGCTGATGGAGCGGGCCGCCAGGGAGCCGTAG